In the genome of Halapricum salinum, one region contains:
- a CDS encoding SOS response-associated peptidase, translated as MCGRTSLFAPQSVVEERFDATAVEPLEPRYNIAPREDLAVIRNDSPEQIDLLEWGLLPSWADPADAPRPINARAETVTAKRSFAEAFEQRRCLVLADGFYEWKETRGGKQPYRVERTDGAPFAMAGLFERWEGDGETAETVTVVTTEPNAVVEPLHHRMAVVLDRDEAATWLSDADSETHRELLDPAPAEEWRSYPVSARVNDPSNDDPSIVEEIDPDTQTGLDEFA; from the coding sequence ATGTGTGGACGGACATCGCTATTTGCGCCCCAGTCGGTCGTCGAGGAGCGCTTCGACGCGACGGCAGTCGAACCGCTGGAGCCGCGGTACAACATCGCACCGCGGGAGGATCTCGCAGTGATCCGTAACGACTCACCCGAACAGATCGACCTGCTAGAGTGGGGGCTGCTCCCGTCGTGGGCCGATCCCGCCGACGCGCCCCGGCCGATCAACGCCCGCGCGGAGACAGTCACGGCGAAACGGTCGTTCGCAGAGGCCTTCGAGCAGCGGCGGTGTCTCGTCCTCGCCGACGGCTTCTACGAGTGGAAAGAGACGCGCGGGGGCAAACAGCCCTACCGCGTCGAGCGTACGGATGGGGCGCCGTTCGCGATGGCAGGGCTGTTCGAGCGCTGGGAGGGAGACGGTGAGACAGCGGAGACCGTCACGGTTGTCACGACCGAACCGAACGCCGTCGTCGAACCACTGCACCACCGGATGGCGGTCGTCCTCGACCGAGACGAAGCGGCGACGTGGCTGTCGGATGCTGATTCAGAGACCCACCGTGAGTTGCTCGATCCTGCTCCCGCCGAGGAGTGGCGCTCCTATCCGGTCTCGGCCCGGGTGAACGACCCGAGCAACGACGATCCAAGTATCGTCGAGGAGATCGACCCCGATACCCAGACGGGGCTGGACGAATTCGCTTGA
- a CDS encoding class I SAM-dependent methyltransferase encodes MTDRERADRLRAQFGEGTASGESNAAAIWEAFDLLLDTERFLNLGYSPWYLPHAVGSSQRRMALQLGRRLGHRLGYTAGVELLDVGCGRGGPSVDLLRTFGFDVTGVDLVGHNVELARRTAATERVDAGFLVGSATRLPVATDSVQVCVLVDAAPYISDKEALLSEVARVLEPGGVLAMSDLLQIEDADATAVERFTETWDMAPLTTLEHYREVVPECGFVARRYEDVTAHSVGRFGFWAELFLALSRTPLGAVADRVLGRAGVDLAAVTEQVEATRPALADLRHYVVTARLDDQEGIAGE; translated from the coding sequence ATGACTGATCGCGAGCGCGCCGACCGCTTGCGGGCGCAGTTCGGCGAGGGGACTGCCAGCGGGGAGAGCAACGCCGCAGCCATCTGGGAGGCCTTCGACCTCCTGCTCGACACCGAGCGGTTTCTGAATCTCGGATACTCGCCGTGGTATCTCCCTCACGCCGTCGGGTCGAGCCAGCGTCGAATGGCCCTCCAGCTCGGTCGCCGTCTCGGCCACCGCCTGGGCTACACCGCCGGAGTCGAATTGCTCGACGTCGGCTGTGGCCGCGGCGGGCCGAGCGTCGACCTCCTCCGGACCTTCGGCTTCGATGTGACCGGTGTCGATCTCGTCGGCCACAACGTCGAACTCGCACGACGGACCGCCGCGACCGAAAGGGTGGACGCCGGATTTCTCGTCGGGAGTGCAACCCGGCTTCCGGTCGCGACCGACAGCGTGCAAGTCTGTGTCCTCGTCGACGCCGCGCCCTATATCAGTGACAAAGAGGCGCTGCTTTCGGAAGTCGCGCGCGTGCTCGAACCGGGCGGCGTCCTCGCCATGTCGGATCTCCTCCAGATCGAGGACGCCGACGCGACGGCCGTCGAGCGATTCACGGAGACGTGGGATATGGCCCCGCTCACGACGCTCGAACACTACCGCGAAGTCGTCCCCGAGTGTGGGTTCGTCGCCCGGCGATACGAGGACGTGACGGCCCACAGCGTCGGGCGGTTCGGATTCTGGGCGGAGCTGTTTCTCGCGCTTTCGCGGACGCCACTGGGAGCCGTCGCCGACCGCGTGCTGGGTCGTGCCGGGGTCGATCTCGCGGCCGTGACCGAGCAAGTCGAAGCGACACGGCCCGCGCTCGCGGATCTGCGACACTACGTCGTGACGGCACGACTCGACGATCAGGAAGGTATCGCTGGCGAGTGA
- a CDS encoding 2-phosphosulfolactate phosphatase: MSRSTPVAPSELEVYPTRESLPQNPPAGTYVVVDVMYFSTTVVELLAGGASCVHVPLAGSDPTAFKRVNPEAHVGGEGTGDGRPLARYDFFNSPSDTRRLDLAGRPVSMTSDNGGRTVADLRTADGCTVLVGSTTNAAAVGSALRRADGPLALVCAGSGGAHAPEDHLGARLIAHHATGHGVDSATREAFRDRLTELRGPLDSLPRVRQRDILEYVAAIDSRSIVPELDGDRLVDTSDRFERVCHSPAIPS; this comes from the coding sequence ATGTCACGATCAACGCCGGTCGCCCCGTCCGAACTGGAGGTCTATCCGACAAGGGAGTCCCTCCCCCAGAATCCACCGGCGGGGACGTACGTGGTCGTGGACGTGATGTACTTCTCGACGACGGTCGTCGAGTTGCTCGCTGGCGGCGCGAGTTGCGTCCACGTCCCGCTGGCCGGAAGTGACCCGACGGCGTTCAAGCGGGTCAATCCCGAGGCACACGTCGGGGGCGAGGGGACTGGCGACGGTCGTCCGCTGGCGCGATACGACTTTTTCAATTCTCCCAGTGACACGCGTCGACTGGACCTCGCCGGCAGGCCAGTCAGCATGACCTCCGACAACGGGGGACGAACGGTCGCAGATCTTCGGACCGCCGACGGCTGTACCGTCCTGGTCGGATCGACCACCAACGCCGCGGCGGTCGGGAGCGCGCTCCGCCGTGCCGACGGCCCGCTCGCGCTCGTCTGTGCGGGCAGCGGCGGCGCGCACGCACCGGAAGACCACCTCGGCGCGCGCTTGATCGCCCACCACGCGACCGGCCACGGTGTCGACTCGGCCACGCGCGAGGCGTTTCGCGATCGTCTCACGGAGTTGCGTGGTCCGCTCGATTCACTTCCACGTGTCCGTCAGCGCGACATCCTCGAATACGTCGCCGCGATCGACAGCCGGTCGATCGTCCCCGAACTCGACGGCGACCGACTCGTCGACACCTCCGACCGCTTCGAGCGCGTCTGTCACTCGCCAGCGATACCTTCCTGA
- a CDS encoding DUF7504 family protein, which translates to MSETAQNVLVVGPAVGDVTDELCTRLLTDVQPADSILGVSVVQSPSDRRRRWTDHGSLEEFDVEFVDVDTDTRAASAAEHTQPTRQITTVADPTDLSTLGRTVGERLTAADGRTSMCFHSVTDILDFVERERALELLHTLAEEVKSADAHAHYHLDASQDEETVELLGTVTDRVIDLSPDGSDVSVR; encoded by the coding sequence GTGAGTGAAACTGCCCAGAACGTACTCGTGGTCGGGCCCGCCGTGGGCGACGTCACCGACGAACTCTGCACGCGACTGTTGACGGACGTCCAGCCGGCAGATTCGATCCTCGGCGTGTCGGTCGTCCAATCGCCGTCGGACCGCCGCCGTCGCTGGACCGACCACGGCTCGCTCGAGGAGTTCGACGTCGAGTTCGTCGACGTCGATACCGACACCCGGGCAGCGAGCGCCGCTGAACACACACAGCCGACACGACAGATCACGACTGTCGCGGACCCGACGGACCTGTCGACGCTCGGTCGGACCGTCGGCGAACGGCTGACAGCGGCCGACGGTCGGACGTCGATGTGTTTTCATTCGGTGACGGACATCCTGGATTTCGTCGAACGCGAGCGCGCCCTCGAATTGCTCCACACGCTCGCCGAGGAAGTCAAATCGGCCGACGCACACGCCCACTATCACCTCGACGCGAGCCAGGACGAGGAGACGGTGGAGCTGCTCGGAACGGTCACCGACCGCGTGATAGATCTCAGTCCCGACGGCTCGGACGTCTCAGTCCGCTGA
- a CDS encoding TrmB family transcriptional regulator, translating to MTRGIQPNEAGIDAIVEECVEVLQSFELTEYEAKSFVGLSRLGSGTAKEVAEVAGIPQARVYDCMETLSDRGIVSIQQSKPRRFRAADTEAAVGALERRCQGRLDRLRELFPRLESPTREGDGADVWVMEGSTEVSERLRELVAAADEAVLLALASEDLLTESLLDALDSAAARGVDVVVGSPGKPIRERVGETAATARVVETWTWWEEYPVRPGAISAVLLVDGQSMLVSADAATSLPGVNKHRAVWTDSERAPLVKMMQPLVARAVDPAGG from the coding sequence ATGACAAGAGGGATACAGCCGAACGAGGCCGGAATCGACGCGATCGTCGAAGAATGCGTCGAGGTGTTACAGTCGTTCGAACTCACCGAGTACGAGGCCAAGAGTTTCGTGGGGCTGTCACGGCTGGGGAGTGGGACGGCAAAAGAGGTCGCCGAGGTCGCCGGGATACCCCAGGCCCGCGTCTACGACTGCATGGAGACGCTCAGCGACAGGGGAATCGTCTCGATCCAGCAGTCCAAACCGCGTCGATTTCGCGCCGCCGACACGGAGGCAGCCGTCGGGGCACTGGAGCGGCGCTGTCAGGGGCGACTCGACAGGCTCCGTGAGCTGTTCCCGCGGCTCGAATCGCCGACTCGAGAGGGCGATGGTGCGGACGTGTGGGTGATGGAAGGGTCGACGGAGGTCAGCGAGCGCCTCAGGGAGCTGGTCGCGGCGGCCGACGAGGCGGTGCTGCTGGCGCTGGCGAGCGAGGATCTGCTCACCGAGTCGCTACTGGACGCACTGGATTCGGCGGCCGCCCGTGGTGTGGACGTCGTCGTGGGTTCGCCGGGGAAACCGATCCGCGAGCGCGTCGGCGAGACGGCCGCGACCGCCCGCGTCGTCGAGACCTGGACGTGGTGGGAGGAGTACCCCGTCCGGCCGGGCGCGATCAGCGCGGTGTTGCTGGTCGACGGGCAGTCGATGCTCGTCAGCGCCGACGCGGCGACCTCGCTGCCGGGCGTGAACAAACATCGAGCCGTCTGGACCGACAGCGAGCGCGCACCGCTCGTGAAGATGATGCAGCCGCTGGTCGCACGGGCGGTCGACCCCGCAGGTGGATGA
- a CDS encoding transcription initiation factor IIB, giving the protein MSETNTRFRTHDRSRTAPTEPVAEETDELTCPECGADGVTVEKRGETVCEACGVVIEDDMIDHGPEWRAFDSRERDQKSRVGAPSTNTLHDKGLSTKIDWQDSDAKGSALSARKRSQMVRLRTWDERFRAQSARERNLKQALGEIDRMASALGLPENVRETASVIYRKALYDDLLPGRSIEAMATGSLYAAARQANTPRSLDEFQPISRVDRQEYARAYRYLARELGLAVEPADPASYLPRFASALDVPEEVERRARELLNVSKPKGVHSGKSPVGLAAGALYAAALLTNEQITQQTIAEETEVSEVTIRNRYQELLEAYDQDAA; this is encoded by the coding sequence ATGTCCGAAACCAACACGCGGTTCAGAACCCACGATCGCAGCCGAACAGCACCGACCGAGCCAGTCGCGGAAGAGACCGACGAGCTCACGTGCCCCGAGTGCGGTGCGGACGGCGTCACCGTCGAGAAGCGGGGTGAGACCGTCTGTGAGGCCTGTGGCGTCGTCATCGAAGACGACATGATCGATCACGGGCCGGAGTGGCGGGCGTTCGACTCCCGTGAGCGCGACCAGAAGTCCCGCGTGGGTGCGCCCTCGACGAACACCCTCCACGACAAAGGGCTCTCGACGAAGATCGACTGGCAGGACAGCGACGCCAAAGGGTCGGCGCTCTCGGCACGGAAACGCTCCCAGATGGTCCGCCTGCGGACCTGGGACGAGCGCTTCCGTGCCCAGAGTGCCCGCGAGCGCAACCTCAAGCAGGCACTCGGCGAGATCGATCGGATGGCCTCTGCCCTGGGGCTGCCCGAGAACGTACGCGAGACTGCCAGCGTCATCTACCGCAAAGCGCTGTACGACGACCTGCTTCCTGGGCGCTCGATCGAGGCGATGGCGACGGGGTCGCTGTACGCCGCCGCCCGGCAGGCCAACACCCCGCGGAGCCTCGACGAGTTCCAGCCCATCTCCCGGGTCGACCGCCAGGAGTACGCCCGTGCCTACCGCTATCTCGCCCGGGAGCTCGGCCTCGCTGTCGAGCCGGCCGACCCCGCGTCGTACCTGCCGCGGTTCGCCTCCGCACTCGACGTTCCTGAAGAGGTCGAACGCCGCGCTCGCGAACTGCTGAACGTTTCCAAGCCCAAGGGCGTCCACTCCGGAAAGTCGCCCGTCGGGCTCGCGGCCGGCGCGCTGTACGCCGCCGCGTTGCTCACCAACGAACAGATCACCCAGCAGACCATCGCCGAGGAGACCGAGGTCAGCGAGGTGACGATCAGAAACCGCTACCAGGAACTGCTGGAAGCCTACGACCAGGACGCAGCCTGA
- a CDS encoding DUF7511 domain-containing protein, which produces MSEIHHAPQEGSFESEQSAGAVRVVRDGGRATLFLDAPGMSDDARSTHWLTADVADFRDLAEMR; this is translated from the coding sequence ATGAGCGAGATCCACCACGCACCGCAGGAGGGGTCGTTCGAGAGCGAGCAGTCGGCTGGCGCGGTGCGGGTGGTACGGGACGGCGGTCGGGCGACGCTCTTTCTGGACGCGCCGGGGATGAGCGACGACGCGCGCTCGACGCACTGGCTCACCGCCGACGTCGCGGATTTCCGTGATCTGGCGGAGATGCGGTAG
- a CDS encoding HAD family hydrolase — translation MDYETILFDMDGVLLEGYHTDRAVYRQAAAATLADFGIDHGGDPPPDLVAPDTVADIRATCDDLDLPTAPAWAYRERAATTIENESIVAGDRAAFPDADVLETLAEDCTIGVVSNNRHGTVRFVAAHFEWPVDAVRGRFPTLEEFAHLKPHPRLLLGELDRLGAEDALFVGDRRTDVEAAHRAGIDAALLTRSGDPTPGEEEPRFHIESLAELPALLDD, via the coding sequence GTGGACTACGAGACGATCCTGTTCGACATGGACGGCGTCCTGCTGGAAGGGTACCACACCGACCGGGCCGTGTATCGACAGGCCGCCGCGGCGACGCTGGCGGACTTCGGCATCGACCACGGCGGTGACCCGCCGCCGGATCTGGTCGCGCCTGACACCGTCGCGGACATCCGGGCGACCTGTGACGACCTCGACCTCCCGACTGCGCCCGCCTGGGCCTACCGCGAGCGTGCGGCGACGACGATCGAAAACGAATCCATCGTCGCCGGCGACCGCGCCGCGTTTCCGGACGCCGACGTCCTCGAAACGCTCGCCGAAGACTGCACGATCGGCGTCGTCTCGAACAATCGCCACGGAACAGTTCGATTCGTCGCCGCACACTTCGAGTGGCCCGTCGACGCTGTCCGCGGTCGCTTCCCGACGCTGGAGGAGTTCGCCCACCTCAAACCGCACCCCCGATTGCTGCTGGGCGAACTCGACCGTCTCGGCGCCGAGGACGCGCTGTTCGTCGGCGACCGCCGAACCGACGTCGAGGCCGCCCACCGTGCCGGAATCGACGCCGCACTCCTGACGCGAAGCGGCGACCCGACACCGGGCGAGGAAGAACCGCGATTCCACATCGAATCGCTCGCGGAGTTGCCGGCGTTGCTGGACGACTGA
- a CDS encoding cytochrome P450, with the protein MAPSPPRPKGDPLFGNARQYATDPFRFLTACERAYGDVVRLDLGPLDTYMLSDPDDIQQVLVADADSYVKPDFQDDAIGDLLGEGLLLSEGDTWRRQRDLANPAFAMTRLGEFTDTIAGHAEAMVDDWADGQRRDVELDMTQVTLDVICDLMLDVELTDRQREIIRENLEPIGARFEPDPIRFITPDWVPTPENREYRAALEQLDDVVEQLIASRRGTEGDEDDPEKPMDVLSILLRARDRGEQSYRQLRDEVVTMLLAGHDTTALTLTYSWYLLANHPEVEQAVQAEADAVEGPVTFETVREFDLIERVIQEAMRLYPPVYVIFRQPTRDVELGGYDIPEGSAVMLPQWAVHRSPEWWDDPDKFDPDRWLDQGDRPRFAYFPFGGGPRHCIGKHLAMLEAQVILATVAREYSLDTDRSGRLQLRPSLTAHPRDGMPMTLAER; encoded by the coding sequence ATGGCTCCGAGTCCCCCTCGTCCGAAAGGTGACCCGCTGTTCGGGAACGCCCGCCAGTACGCCACCGACCCGTTTCGCTTTCTGACGGCCTGTGAGCGCGCCTACGGCGACGTGGTCCGTCTCGATCTGGGGCCGCTGGATACCTACATGCTGAGCGATCCCGACGACATCCAGCAGGTGCTGGTCGCCGACGCCGACAGCTACGTCAAACCCGATTTCCAGGACGACGCCATCGGCGACCTCCTCGGCGAGGGACTGCTGTTGAGCGAGGGCGACACCTGGCGCCGGCAACGTGACCTCGCGAACCCGGCGTTCGCGATGACCCGCCTCGGCGAGTTCACCGACACCATCGCCGGCCACGCCGAGGCGATGGTCGACGACTGGGCAGATGGCCAGCGCCGGGACGTCGAACTCGACATGACCCAGGTGACGCTTGACGTCATCTGTGACCTGATGCTCGACGTCGAACTGACCGACCGCCAGCGCGAGATTATCCGCGAGAACCTCGAACCGATCGGCGCGCGCTTCGAACCCGACCCGATCCGATTCATCACGCCCGACTGGGTCCCAACGCCCGAAAACCGGGAGTATCGGGCCGCTCTGGAGCAACTCGACGACGTGGTCGAACAGCTGATCGCGAGCCGCCGCGGGACCGAGGGCGACGAAGACGACCCCGAGAAACCGATGGACGTCCTCTCCATCCTCTTGCGCGCACGCGACCGCGGCGAACAGTCGTACCGCCAGCTCCGCGACGAGGTGGTGACGATGCTGCTTGCCGGACACGACACGACGGCGCTCACCCTGACCTACAGCTGGTACTTGCTGGCGAACCATCCCGAGGTCGAGCAGGCGGTGCAGGCCGAGGCCGACGCTGTCGAGGGACCCGTTACGTTCGAAACCGTCCGGGAGTTCGACCTGATCGAGCGCGTGATCCAGGAGGCGATGCGGCTGTATCCGCCGGTGTACGTCATCTTCCGGCAGCCGACCCGGGACGTCGAACTCGGCGGCTACGACATCCCGGAGGGGTCGGCAGTCATGCTCCCACAGTGGGCCGTCCATCGCTCGCCCGAGTGGTGGGACGACCCCGACAAGTTCGACCCCGATCGGTGGCTCGATCAGGGCGATCGGCCACGGTTCGCGTACTTCCCGTTCGGTGGCGGGCCGCGCCACTGCATCGGCAAACACCTCGCGATGCTCGAAGCACAGGTTATCCTGGCGACGGTCGCCCGCGAGTACAGCCTCGACACCGACCGTTCGGGGCGACTGCAGTTGCGTCCGTCGCTGACTGCCCACCCCCGTGACGGCATGCCGATGACACTCGCCGAACGATGA